The proteins below are encoded in one region of Gemmatimonadaceae bacterium:
- the egtD gene encoding L-histidine N(alpha)-methyltransferase, with protein sequence MSASMHPQRASRAAHTERGEILADVLHGLGGTQKTLPPKLFYDDVGARLFERICTLDEYYLTRSEFSILRERAGEIAEFIGANVALIEYGSGAATKVRFLLDALRAPAAYVPIDISREQLARVAAELEADYPTLAVRPICGDYTRLLPLPNLPAHSRRAAFFPGSTIGNFHPAEAAAFLTRIRRTVGAGGALVLGVDRRKDAAVLHAAYDDPQGVTAAFNRNMLRRINRELGADFDLSSFRHVAFFNDDASRIEMHLESTRDQSVRVAGNTFDFVRGETIWTESSYKYDEDQLATVASAAGFRVDRLWTDANELFWVGALTAAS encoded by the coding sequence ATGAGCGCATCGATGCATCCGCAGCGGGCGTCGCGCGCCGCGCACACCGAGCGGGGGGAGATCCTCGCCGACGTTCTGCATGGCCTCGGCGGAACGCAGAAGACTCTGCCGCCGAAGCTCTTCTACGACGACGTCGGTGCGCGGCTGTTCGAGCGCATCTGCACGCTCGACGAGTACTACCTCACGCGCAGCGAATTCTCGATCCTTCGAGAGCGCGCGGGCGAGATCGCCGAGTTCATCGGCGCGAACGTGGCGCTGATCGAGTATGGCAGCGGCGCCGCGACGAAGGTCCGTTTCCTTCTCGACGCGCTGCGTGCTCCCGCGGCGTACGTGCCGATCGACATTTCGCGCGAGCAGCTCGCGCGGGTCGCGGCGGAGCTCGAGGCGGACTATCCGACGCTGGCCGTGAGACCCATCTGCGGCGACTACACGCGCCTCCTTCCACTGCCGAATCTGCCGGCGCACTCGCGGCGCGCCGCTTTCTTCCCCGGCTCGACGATCGGAAACTTCCACCCGGCCGAAGCGGCTGCGTTTCTCACGCGCATTCGTCGCACGGTGGGAGCCGGCGGAGCACTCGTGCTGGGCGTCGACCGTCGGAAGGACGCCGCGGTGCTGCACGCCGCGTACGACGATCCGCAAGGCGTGACCGCGGCGTTCAACCGCAACATGCTGCGCCGCATCAACCGCGAGCTCGGCGCCGACTTCGATCTGTCGAGCTTCAGGCACGTCGCATTCTTCAACGACGACGCGAGCCGGATCGAGATGCACCTCGAGAGCACACGCGACCAATCGGTGCGCGTCGCCGGCAACACGTTCGACTTCGTGCGCGGCGAGACGATCTGGACGGAGTCGTCGTACAAGTACGACGAGGACCAGCTGGCGACGGTCGCCAGCGCGGCGGGGTTCCGCGTCGACCGTCTCTGGACCGACGCCAACGAGCTGTTCTGGGTCGGCGCGCTGACCGCGGCATCGTGA
- the egtB gene encoding ergothioneine biosynthesis protein EgtB, with product MTIVDVRAAAPPLLDRLTQARAQTESLCAPLEVEDYVVSSMTDVSPTKWHLAHTSWFFETFVLAPFDSSYVTPNPKYAFLFNSYYVQAGERHCRAQRGLVTRPTVAEVYAYRAHVDAALRALVERIGDDPNHPAMPVIELGVHHEQQHQELMLTDIKHVFWMNPMRPVYTTRRPASHNGGAADWVSVEAGVHRIGHDADSFSFDNEMPAHRVYVDEFNLADRLVTNGDWLAFMNDRGYHRPELWLSNGWATVRAQNWEAPLYWERTPDGWTEFTLAGVNPVDAGTPVCHVSYYEADAFARWAGARLPTEAEWEIAAREQPVQGAFVDARNFHPSHAGPSRPRPGSLRQLYGDVWQWTQSAYTAYPGYAPSAGALGEYNGKWMCDQWVLRGASCATPRSHARVTYRNFFPSDARWQFMGIRLAKNA from the coding sequence ATGACGATCGTCGATGTTCGCGCCGCGGCGCCGCCGCTTCTCGACCGATTGACGCAAGCGCGCGCGCAGACCGAATCGCTCTGCGCTCCGCTGGAGGTCGAGGACTACGTCGTGAGCAGCATGACCGACGTCAGTCCGACGAAGTGGCACCTGGCGCATACCAGTTGGTTCTTCGAGACGTTCGTGCTCGCGCCGTTCGACTCGTCGTACGTCACGCCCAACCCGAAGTACGCGTTCCTGTTCAACTCGTACTACGTCCAGGCGGGCGAACGACACTGCCGCGCGCAGCGCGGTCTCGTCACGCGCCCGACGGTCGCCGAGGTGTACGCGTACCGCGCGCACGTGGACGCGGCGCTGCGCGCGCTGGTCGAGCGGATTGGCGACGATCCGAATCATCCCGCGATGCCGGTGATCGAGCTTGGCGTGCACCACGAGCAACAGCATCAGGAGCTGATGCTCACGGACATCAAACACGTGTTCTGGATGAATCCCATGCGCCCGGTCTACACGACGAGGCGGCCGGCCAGCCACAACGGCGGCGCGGCGGACTGGGTTTCCGTCGAGGCTGGAGTCCACCGGATCGGACACGACGCCGACAGCTTCTCGTTCGACAACGAGATGCCGGCGCACCGCGTGTACGTCGACGAATTCAATCTCGCCGACCGGCTGGTGACCAACGGCGACTGGCTCGCGTTCATGAACGACCGCGGCTACCATCGCCCGGAGCTGTGGTTGTCGAACGGCTGGGCCACCGTGCGCGCACAGAATTGGGAGGCGCCGCTCTACTGGGAGCGCACGCCCGATGGCTGGACGGAGTTCACGCTCGCCGGCGTGAATCCCGTCGACGCCGGCACCCCCGTCTGCCACGTGAGCTACTACGAGGCCGATGCGTTCGCGCGGTGGGCGGGCGCGCGTCTGCCCACCGAAGCCGAGTGGGAGATCGCCGCGCGAGAGCAGCCGGTGCAAGGCGCGTTCGTGGATGCGCGAAACTTCCATCCCTCGCATGCCGGACCGTCGCGCCCCCGCCCCGGATCGCTGCGCCAGTTGTACGGCGACGTGTGGCAGTGGACGCAGAGCGCGTACACGGCGTACCCGGGCTATGCGCCGTCCGCCGGCGCGCTGGGCGAGTACAACGGCAAATGGATGTGCGACCAGTGGGTGCTGCGCGGCGCGTCGTGCGCGACGCCGCGGTCGCACGCGCGCGTCACGTACCGCAACTTTTTTCCGTCCGACGCGCGCTGGCAGTTCATGGGCATCAGGCTGGCGAAGAACGCATGA
- a CDS encoding protein kinase yields the protein MELREQLQNLLGGSYQIERELGGGGMSRVFAATETAFGRRVVIKVLPAELGAGVNVERFKREIQVAANLQHPHIVPVLTAGEMGDVPFYTMPFIDGESLRARLSAGPMPIDECVSLLRDVARALAYAHEHQVVHRDIKPDNVLITGGSATVTDFGIAKAISAARAPDTLGGTSALTQMGTSIGTPAYMAPEQAAADPSTDHRADIYSFGCMAYEMLTGRPPFTGLSPHKLLAAHMGTRPQPVSELRPDTPAALAEIVMQCLEKDPDARPQKASDIARVLDAVSTGSTGSLATTSRPASFRRGAIMYAIAFAAAALLAKAAEVAFGVPDWALTTTIGIMTFGIPLYLVTAYVQRVSRRTAAPTPRKPAGTPAPTTLSTMALRASPVLSWQHVRGFMVSALGSFALLVVVLMVLRPLGLGPLKSLMASGQLHDRDRILVGDFTSTGSDTTLGSVVAEAVRADLGQSPVISVVSAQAVAADLQLMQQAPNTRVDTAVARIIARREGAKAIVTGDVHSLANGGFVVTMRLVGADSGESLSSLSGSANGAKDLIPTIGGLTRSLRRQMGESLKHVQASAGLAQVTTASIPALEKYTEAQKAATAGDASLAIDLFKQAITIDSGFASAYRGLAIQLSNRGRDREGQIAAIERAYRDTARLPEVERWLAVAAYWSQGPHPNSAKAADAYKSLLAIRPTQSAALNNLALLYANQRKFDSAAALLRRSLASNATATSYNNLIVNEAELGQWAQVDSTWAAELKFSNNNPRIAVNKGTQFYARGQFDSAMTFVDSVARANRGDEVLEATRSGIGWIVAVTRGQLTEGLRLDGLNADFNRTHGVPTAPLRSALDSAVVTAWFLGDKGKALKLIQAGLQRVPLDGIPLLDRPYATLAEAYSVAGRPDLARSMLSDFDKVSSALTEEAASRTRHSIQSWIAIAEQRYLDAAHEAQAADVGTCTICMLPQIGYAYDLAQKPDSAIAALTRYVNSTSILQRIGTDPFFLAGSYKRLGELWEAKGDRAKAAHYYGKFLDLWKNADAALQPQVADARKRLARLSDVEAR from the coding sequence ATGGAGCTTCGCGAACAACTCCAGAACCTGCTGGGCGGATCCTACCAGATCGAGCGCGAGCTGGGCGGCGGCGGCATGTCGCGGGTCTTCGCGGCGACCGAAACCGCGTTCGGCCGTAGGGTCGTCATCAAGGTCCTCCCCGCTGAGTTGGGAGCGGGCGTCAACGTCGAGCGGTTCAAGCGCGAGATACAAGTCGCGGCGAACCTGCAGCATCCGCACATCGTGCCGGTGCTCACCGCCGGCGAGATGGGCGACGTGCCGTTCTACACCATGCCGTTCATCGACGGCGAATCGTTGCGCGCGCGTCTGTCGGCTGGGCCGATGCCGATCGACGAGTGTGTGTCGCTCCTCCGCGACGTCGCGCGCGCGCTGGCGTACGCGCACGAGCACCAGGTCGTCCACCGCGACATCAAACCGGACAACGTCCTGATCACGGGCGGGTCGGCGACGGTAACCGATTTCGGAATCGCGAAAGCGATTTCGGCCGCCCGTGCGCCGGACACGCTCGGCGGAACGAGCGCGCTGACGCAAATGGGCACGTCGATCGGCACGCCGGCGTACATGGCCCCCGAACAGGCCGCGGCGGATCCGAGCACGGACCACCGCGCCGACATCTACTCGTTCGGGTGCATGGCGTACGAGATGTTGACGGGTCGTCCGCCGTTCACCGGACTGTCGCCGCACAAACTGTTGGCGGCACACATGGGAACGCGGCCGCAGCCGGTCTCGGAGCTGCGCCCGGACACGCCGGCCGCGCTCGCCGAGATCGTGATGCAGTGTCTCGAGAAGGATCCCGACGCGCGTCCGCAGAAAGCGTCGGACATCGCGCGCGTGCTCGACGCCGTTTCCACCGGCTCGACCGGATCTCTCGCGACGACGAGCCGGCCGGCGAGCTTCCGTCGCGGGGCGATCATGTACGCGATCGCGTTCGCCGCGGCCGCGCTCTTGGCGAAGGCGGCGGAAGTCGCGTTCGGCGTTCCCGACTGGGCGCTGACGACGACGATCGGAATCATGACGTTTGGGATTCCGCTCTACCTCGTCACAGCGTACGTGCAGCGCGTGTCGCGACGAACGGCGGCGCCCACTCCGCGCAAGCCGGCGGGCACGCCTGCGCCGACGACGCTCTCGACGATGGCGTTGCGAGCCAGCCCGGTCCTCTCCTGGCAGCACGTGCGCGGATTCATGGTGAGCGCGCTCGGCAGCTTCGCGCTGCTCGTCGTCGTTCTCATGGTACTGCGGCCTCTCGGACTCGGCCCGCTCAAATCGCTGATGGCGAGCGGGCAGTTGCACGACCGCGACCGGATTCTCGTCGGCGACTTCACGTCGACCGGAAGCGACACGACGCTCGGCAGCGTGGTCGCCGAGGCGGTGCGCGCGGACTTGGGACAGTCGCCCGTGATCTCCGTCGTGAGCGCGCAGGCGGTCGCCGCCGATTTGCAGTTGATGCAACAAGCGCCGAACACCCGCGTCGACACCGCCGTGGCGCGTATCATCGCGCGACGCGAGGGAGCGAAGGCCATCGTCACCGGCGACGTCCATTCGCTGGCGAACGGCGGGTTCGTGGTCACGATGCGGCTCGTCGGCGCCGACTCCGGCGAAAGCCTGTCGTCGTTGAGCGGTAGCGCGAATGGCGCGAAGGATCTCATCCCGACGATCGGCGGGCTGACACGCTCGCTGCGGCGCCAGATGGGTGAATCGCTCAAGCACGTCCAGGCCTCGGCCGGGCTCGCGCAGGTCACGACGGCTTCGATCCCGGCGCTCGAGAAGTACACGGAGGCCCAGAAGGCGGCGACGGCCGGCGACGCGAGCCTCGCGATCGATTTATTCAAGCAGGCGATCACGATCGACTCCGGGTTCGCGTCGGCGTATCGCGGTCTTGCGATACAACTGTCCAATCGCGGCCGCGATCGCGAAGGCCAAATCGCCGCGATCGAAAGGGCCTATCGCGACACGGCCCGCCTGCCGGAGGTCGAACGCTGGCTCGCGGTGGCGGCGTACTGGTCGCAAGGGCCTCATCCAAACTCGGCCAAAGCGGCCGACGCGTACAAGTCGCTGCTCGCGATCCGGCCGACACAATCGGCCGCGCTCAACAACCTCGCGCTGCTGTACGCGAATCAGCGGAAGTTCGATTCAGCCGCGGCGTTGCTGCGCCGCTCGCTCGCATCCAACGCGACGGCGACGAGCTACAACAATCTGATCGTGAACGAGGCGGAGCTCGGCCAGTGGGCGCAAGTGGATTCGACGTGGGCCGCCGAACTGAAGTTCTCGAACAACAACCCGCGCATCGCGGTGAACAAGGGGACGCAATTCTACGCTCGCGGGCAATTCGACAGCGCGATGACGTTCGTCGATTCGGTCGCCAGGGCGAATCGCGGCGACGAGGTGTTGGAAGCCACGAGAAGCGGCATTGGCTGGATCGTCGCCGTGACGCGCGGCCAACTCACCGAAGGGCTCAGACTGGATGGCTTGAACGCCGACTTCAACCGGACACACGGCGTGCCCACCGCGCCGCTCCGATCGGCGCTCGACTCCGCCGTCGTGACGGCGTGGTTCCTCGGTGACAAAGGAAAGGCGCTCAAACTCATTCAAGCCGGCCTGCAACGTGTTCCACTCGACGGCATTCCGCTGCTCGATCGGCCATACGCGACCCTCGCCGAGGCGTACTCCGTCGCCGGCAGGCCCGACCTCGCGAGATCGATGCTGAGCGACTTCGATAAAGTCTCATCGGCCCTCACCGAGGAGGCGGCGTCGCGAACTCGGCATTCGATCCAAAGCTGGATCGCCATCGCCGAGCAACGCTATTTGGACGCGGCGCACGAGGCGCAAGCGGCGGACGTCGGCACTTGCACCATCTGCATGCTTCCCCAGATCGGCTACGCATATGATTTGGCGCAGAAACCGGATTCCGCGATCGCGGCGCTCACGCGCTACGTGAACTCGACGTCGATTCTTCAGCGAATCGGGACCGACCCGTTCTTCCTCGCCGGCTCGTACAAGCGATTGGGTGAGCTGTGGGAAGCGAAAGGCGACCGCGCGAAGGCGGCGCACTATTACGGCAAGTTCCTGGACCTGTGGAAGAACGCCGACGCGGCGCTTCAGCCGCAGGTCGCGGACGCGCGCAAACGGTTGGCGCGATTGAGCGACGTCGAAGCGCGCTAA
- a CDS encoding ATP-binding protein codes for MSGNAQRQALRWGLASVVTAVVTAMMVHYRGDFDQVHVVLMYLLIVLFASASSGRALGITLACVGFVLIDYYFQPPYGQVAVGKPLDWLALIAFLVTSIVSTNLLARARAEAEEARRRTVEVESLSRLGSETLSAGRAEDAPTRIAEIIRTAMGMSECSITATTDETTPLWTTTPDGLVREVVIPLRVQERVVGALRLANATPVALDAAQKRFLDAIAYYAALALDRVRLVAEAERAEALREADRLKDIVLASVSHDLRTPLTTIKALAQSEALQGSENAAAIEEQADRLTRLVSDLLDLSRLKSGGFSATPELNTAEDLIGAAVRQTRGLFDGRPVRAVIDLDSPALVGFFDFAQSLRVLGNFLENAARYSPSTESVELSARRDGEELVFSVSDRGPGVPEADRVRIFEAFYRAAGSAPDAAARAGLGLSIARTLAHIQGGSVHYSPRPGGGAVFELRLPASELRADALETIEQSA; via the coding sequence GTGTCCGGTAACGCGCAACGCCAGGCCCTGCGATGGGGTCTGGCGTCCGTCGTGACCGCGGTGGTGACCGCGATGATGGTTCACTACCGCGGCGATTTCGACCAGGTACACGTCGTCCTCATGTACCTGCTGATCGTGCTGTTCGCCAGCGCCAGCTCCGGCCGCGCTCTCGGCATCACGCTCGCGTGCGTCGGATTCGTTCTGATCGACTATTACTTCCAGCCGCCGTATGGCCAGGTCGCGGTCGGAAAGCCGCTCGACTGGCTCGCGCTCATCGCGTTCCTCGTGACGTCGATCGTCTCCACCAACCTGCTGGCGCGCGCGCGCGCCGAGGCCGAGGAGGCGCGGCGTCGTACGGTCGAGGTGGAATCGCTGTCGCGGCTCGGATCGGAGACCCTGAGCGCCGGCCGGGCGGAGGACGCTCCAACCCGGATCGCCGAGATCATCCGAACGGCGATGGGAATGTCGGAGTGCTCGATCACCGCGACGACCGACGAGACGACGCCGCTCTGGACGACGACGCCCGATGGACTCGTCCGGGAAGTCGTGATTCCGCTGCGCGTGCAAGAGCGCGTCGTCGGCGCGCTGCGTCTCGCCAACGCCACGCCGGTCGCGCTCGACGCCGCGCAGAAACGATTTCTCGACGCCATCGCCTACTACGCCGCGCTCGCGCTCGACCGCGTTCGGTTGGTGGCCGAGGCTGAGCGTGCGGAAGCGTTGCGCGAGGCGGACCGGCTGAAGGACATCGTGCTGGCGTCCGTGTCGCACGATCTGCGCACACCGCTGACGACGATCAAGGCGCTCGCGCAGAGCGAGGCGCTGCAGGGGAGCGAGAACGCGGCCGCCATCGAGGAGCAAGCGGACCGCCTCACGCGCCTCGTGAGCGACCTGCTCGACCTGTCGCGGCTCAAGAGCGGCGGCTTCTCGGCGACTCCGGAGCTCAACACGGCGGAGGACCTGATCGGTGCGGCCGTGCGTCAGACGCGCGGGCTCTTCGACGGACGCCCGGTGCGTGCCGTGATCGATCTCGACAGCCCGGCGCTGGTTGGGTTTTTCGATTTCGCGCAATCGCTGCGCGTGCTCGGAAACTTTCTCGAGAACGCCGCGCGATATTCGCCGTCGACCGAGTCCGTCGAGCTGTCGGCGCGGCGCGACGGCGAGGAGCTCGTGTTCTCGGTGTCCGACCGAGGGCCGGGCGTGCCGGAGGCCGACCGCGTGAGAATCTTCGAGGCTTTCTATCGGGCGGCGGGTTCGGCGCCGGACGCGGCGGCGCGTGCCGGTCTCGGACTCTCGATCGCGCGGACGTTGGCGCACATCCAGGGCGGCTCGGTGCACTATTCTCCGCGTCCCGGTGGAGGAGCGGTGTTCGAGCTTCGGCTTCCGGCGAGCGAGTTGCGCGCCGACGCCCTCGAAACGATCGAGCAGTCGGCTTGA
- a CDS encoding response regulator transcription factor, giving the protein MATQTDFAMPKAAVTPDADLVLVIDDEPQIRRAVRDALRDVTAKVDEAANGADGVSAATSGRPDLVVLDLGLPDMAGVEVCREIRRRSAVPIIVLSARHSEHEKVDLLNAGADDYVTKPFSVLELAARAKAQIRRAKTFAAGANTAPVVIGSLVIDTINRRVSRDDVAIHLTPIEWQILATLLSAAGRTLTHQQIFDAVWDREFGSPQQYLRVHITNLRRKIEADPATPQIIITEPGVGYRVEQPR; this is encoded by the coding sequence ATGGCTACACAAACTGATTTCGCCATGCCGAAGGCGGCGGTCACTCCGGACGCCGACCTCGTTCTCGTCATCGATGACGAGCCGCAAATTCGGCGCGCCGTGCGCGACGCGCTGCGCGACGTGACGGCGAAGGTCGATGAGGCCGCGAACGGCGCCGACGGCGTGAGCGCCGCGACGTCGGGGCGTCCCGATCTCGTCGTACTCGATCTCGGCCTGCCCGACATGGCGGGGGTCGAAGTGTGCCGCGAGATCCGCCGCCGGTCGGCGGTGCCGATCATCGTGTTGTCGGCGCGACACTCAGAACACGAGAAGGTGGATTTGCTGAACGCCGGCGCCGACGACTACGTGACGAAGCCGTTCAGCGTGCTCGAGCTGGCGGCCCGCGCCAAAGCGCAGATCCGCCGCGCGAAGACGTTCGCCGCGGGGGCGAACACGGCGCCGGTCGTCATCGGGTCGCTCGTCATCGACACGATCAACCGCCGGGTCTCGCGCGACGACGTCGCCATCCACCTGACGCCGATCGAATGGCAGATTCTCGCGACCCTGCTCAGCGCGGCCGGGCGCACGCTGACGCATCAGCAGATCTTCGACGCGGTGTGGGACCGTGAATTCGGCAGTCCGCAGCAGTATCTTCGCGTCCACATCACGAACCTGCGGCGAAAAATCGAAGCTGATCCCGCGACTCCGCAAATCATCATTACCGAGCCCGGCGTGGGCTACCGGGTAGAGCAACCGCGCTGA
- a CDS encoding Ig-like domain-containing protein, producing the protein MRRLLFSIAASAALAGVACDTAPRNQIGLVGPVVVVDTTFGTTRSLFISPSFVQVDAGSLIQLSTNAGNFSSALIWESRNPTIATVSQTGLVTTFLPGTATITVHFVSDPLNLAIATIVVAPFGNP; encoded by the coding sequence ATGAGGCGCCTCCTATTCAGCATCGCGGCGAGCGCGGCCCTCGCCGGCGTCGCCTGCGACACAGCACCACGAAACCAAATTGGGCTCGTCGGACCCGTTGTCGTCGTCGACACGACCTTCGGAACTACAAGGTCGCTATTCATTTCGCCGTCGTTCGTGCAAGTCGACGCCGGAAGCCTGATCCAACTCTCCACGAACGCCGGCAATTTCTCTTCGGCGCTCATATGGGAGTCCCGGAATCCGACGATCGCCACCGTTTCGCAAACCGGTCTCGTGACGACGTTCCTTCCGGGCACCGCCACGATCACCGTCCATTTCGTTTCTGATCCGCTCAATCTTGCCATCGCGACGATCGTCGTCGCGCCGTTCGGCAACCCATAG
- a CDS encoding DHHA1 domain-containing protein: MTVRHYYTDAYRAEFTAAVVERSDDGIRVYLDETAFYPTSGGQPHDIGTLGGVAVVDVVDEADRVAHVLSAPIGASEPRLVGRIDWVRRYDHMQQHTGQHLLSAVFEDLFGAKTVSVHFGPESSTLDLEIESLTREQLVAAETRANELVGEARPVAVTFEEAATAQGLRKASERTGMLRVVSIEGVDRSACGGTHVRSTAEIGTVLVRSSEKIRKATRVEFVCGRRALRRARRDLDALSAIASSLSASLDDSPAVVATQSERLRDAENARKKMDRELSGYRVRERYDATTPGADGVRTIVVRDATSIDDLRAFAQAAFALPRVVVVGALMSPASVLLASSEDSGVDAGRILKEKLAAVGGRGGGSPRLAQGSVPDASAVESVVSSLVNRGG, encoded by the coding sequence ATGACCGTCCGCCACTACTACACCGACGCGTACCGTGCCGAATTCACGGCGGCCGTCGTCGAGCGCAGCGATGACGGGATCCGCGTTTACCTCGACGAGACCGCGTTCTACCCGACGTCCGGCGGCCAGCCCCACGACATCGGAACGCTCGGCGGCGTCGCCGTCGTGGACGTCGTGGACGAAGCCGATCGGGTCGCCCACGTCCTGTCGGCGCCGATCGGCGCGTCGGAGCCCAGACTCGTCGGTCGCATCGATTGGGTCCGGCGGTACGACCACATGCAACAGCACACCGGCCAGCACCTGCTGTCGGCCGTGTTCGAGGATCTCTTCGGCGCCAAGACCGTGAGCGTCCATTTTGGTCCGGAGTCGTCCACGCTCGATCTCGAGATCGAGTCGCTCACGCGCGAGCAGTTGGTCGCGGCCGAAACTCGCGCGAACGAATTGGTCGGTGAGGCGAGACCGGTGGCCGTGACGTTCGAGGAGGCGGCGACGGCGCAGGGACTGCGCAAGGCATCGGAGCGCACCGGCATGCTCCGCGTCGTGTCGATCGAAGGCGTGGACCGGAGCGCGTGCGGAGGAACGCACGTGCGGTCGACCGCCGAAATCGGAACGGTGCTCGTCCGCTCGTCCGAAAAGATCCGAAAAGCCACGCGCGTCGAATTTGTGTGTGGACGACGGGCGCTCAGACGGGCGCGGCGCGACCTCGATGCGCTGTCGGCCATCGCGTCGTCGCTATCGGCGTCGCTCGACGACTCGCCTGCCGTCGTCGCCACGCAGAGCGAGCGGCTTCGCGACGCGGAGAACGCGCGGAAGAAGATGGACCGCGAGCTGAGCGGCTATCGCGTGCGCGAGCGATACGACGCGACCACGCCGGGCGCCGACGGTGTGCGCACGATCGTCGTGCGCGACGCGACGTCGATCGACGACCTGCGCGCGTTCGCTCAGGCGGCGTTCGCGCTGCCGCGCGTCGTGGTCGTCGGCGCGTTGATGAGTCCCGCGTCGGTGCTGCTCGCGTCGTCCGAAGACTCGGGCGTCGACGCCGGCCGCATACTCAAGGAAAAGCTCGCCGCGGTCGGCGGACGCGGCGGCGGTTCGCCTCGTCTCGCGCAGGGCAGCGTTCCGGACGCGAGCGCCGTCGAGTCCGTCGTCTCGTCGCTCGTCAACCGCGGCGGCTGA
- a CDS encoding glycosyltransferase family 9 protein, with translation MRLRRLELWWRRLWIKGLVRLMRRAPESPRWKERPHRVLFLRHDRAGDMVLSTGVLRAIARSHPTITLDVLASPLNAPIIEGADYVATTITFDKRALGSYIPIARRLRRAKYDAVVDCMVTAPSVTTLLLVLASGARHRIGISGRGNDDAFTLTVSPDPRPDGHMVDRLSALVQAFGVDPATMDRRPSLDLSEMEIARAVSMWAAPEGAARVLVNISAGSAERTWPDERYVEVMRHIHERHPGAVLRVVSAPSETERATRVANAADARVVSTPTIRAAFALVATADLVITPDTSIAHAASALRVPAVAMYSNEKSERWGLYDNPGRMVIHPASSLEGLAVDRVINAVDAVWEATLSRRG, from the coding sequence ATGCGTTTGCGACGGCTCGAGCTCTGGTGGCGTCGTCTCTGGATCAAGGGATTGGTGCGCCTGATGCGGCGCGCACCGGAGTCGCCCCGTTGGAAAGAGCGTCCCCATCGCGTGCTCTTTCTCCGACACGATCGCGCCGGCGACATGGTGCTCTCGACGGGCGTCCTGCGCGCCATCGCGCGCTCCCATCCGACGATCACGCTCGATGTGCTCGCTTCGCCGTTGAACGCGCCGATCATCGAAGGTGCCGACTACGTCGCCACCACCATCACTTTCGACAAGCGGGCGCTCGGATCCTATATCCCGATTGCCCGCCGACTGCGCCGCGCGAAGTACGATGCGGTCGTCGACTGCATGGTGACGGCGCCATCCGTGACGACGCTGCTCCTGGTGTTGGCGAGCGGAGCACGCCACCGAATCGGAATCTCGGGGCGCGGAAACGACGACGCGTTCACGCTCACCGTCTCGCCCGATCCGCGCCCCGACGGCCACATGGTCGATCGCCTCTCGGCGCTAGTGCAAGCATTCGGCGTCGATCCCGCCACCATGGACCGGCGTCCGTCGCTCGACCTTTCAGAGATGGAAATCGCGCGCGCCGTCTCGATGTGGGCGGCGCCCGAAGGCGCCGCTCGGGTACTCGTGAACATCTCGGCGGGCAGCGCCGAGCGCACGTGGCCCGACGAGCGATACGTCGAGGTGATGCGACACATTCACGAACGGCATCCGGGAGCCGTGTTGCGCGTGGTCAGCGCACCGTCGGAGACGGAGCGCGCGACGCGAGTCGCCAACGCCGCCGACGCGCGCGTGGTGTCCACGCCGACGATTCGCGCCGCGTTCGCGCTGGTCGCGACCGCCGATTTGGTGATTACGCCGGACACGAGCATCGCGCACGCCGCGTCGGCGCTTCGGGTTCCGGCTGTTGCGATGTACTCGAACGAAAAGAGCGAGCGCTGGGGACTCTACGACAACCCGGGCCGGATGGTAATCCATCCCGCGTCGTCGCTCGAGGGCTTGGCGGTCGATCGCGTCATAAACGCGGTCGACGCCGTCTGGGAAGCGACGCTCAGCCGCCGCGGTTGA